A stretch of the Papaver somniferum cultivar HN1 chromosome 6, ASM357369v1, whole genome shotgun sequence genome encodes the following:
- the LOC113287180 gene encoding protein RDM16-like isoform X1, translated as MDRVSSRKSRDEKERESSHHSDNHRDRDRYRDHKHRSSTDVSDSASHKRKERGEESEERYEKRVRAEKRERRKFEDKDAEDRDLNGTYKESRNYDEEDNSNNNNNNNNNNNNNNNNRVEKRERRRFGDKTEDRERMGGDNVQSNVSTNGSGSIAAANGASLEPHQMTSRIGQDHPPPSKVSSISTTNENKGVNITRSHEVPGKSSTDGTTSSAATKSGNLSLGALEKAKKALQMQKQLSEKLKKIPQLKKVTTPSSDSTLSMGLNKEVDKAPVSSVPPPTATLVSPQPGNATVSVGGVSSLPGLANVPNIEAVKRAQELAAKMGFHQDPEFAPLINMFPGQMPVEIAIQQKPPKAPVLRLDAHGREVDEHGNVVNQPKLTNLSTLKVNINKQKKDAFQILKPELEVDPESNPHYDERMGINKAKLLRPKRMNFQFVEEGVWSKQAEIIKFKSQFGEAQAKELKTKQAQLAKAKAEPDINPNLIEVSERVIIKEKPKDPIPKVEWWDVVLLPSGNYGDISGDSITEDELKMDKITIYVEHPLPIEPPAEPAPPPPQPLKLTKKEQKKLRTQRRLAKEKDRQEMIRQGLLEPPKSKVKMSNLMKVLGSEATQDPTRLEMEIRSAAAEREQAHVDRNIARKLTPAERREKKEKKLFDDPNTLETIVSVYKINDLSHRQTRFKVDVNAQENRLTGCLVITDDITVVVVEGGNKSIKRYGKLMLKRINWAESVRNEEEDMDEDNDKPVNKCVLVWQGSVAKSSFNRFAVHECRTEAAARKYFADAGVGHYWDLSVNFADES; from the exons ATGGATAGGGTATCAAGCAGAAAATCCAGAGACGAAAAAGAGAGAGAATCAAGTCACCACAGTGATAATCATCGCGATCGCGATCGATATCGTGATCATAAGCACCGAAGTAGTACAGATGTGAGTGATTCTGCTTCTCATAAAAGGAAAGAAAGAGGCGAAGAAAGTGAAGAACGATACGAGAAAAGAGTTAGGgctgaaaaaagagagagaaggaAGTTTGAAGATAAGGATGCCGAAGACAGGGATTTGAATGGAACTTATAAAGAAAGTAGAAattatgatgaagaagataatagtaataataataataataataataataataataataataataataataatagagtGGAGAAAAGGGAACGAAGAAGATTTGGGGATAAAACTGAAGACAGGGAACGGATGGGTGGTGATAATGTTCAGAGTAATGTTTCTACCAACGGGAGCGGTTCCATTGCTGCTGCTAAT GGTGCATCTCTGGAACCACACCAGATGACATCAAGGATTGGCCAGGATCACCCCCCTCCTTCCAAGGTATCTTCAATTTCTACAACCAATGAAAATAAGGGAGTTAATATTACCAGATCTCATGAGGTTCCTGGAAAATCTAGTACAGATGGGACAACATCTTCAGCTGCTACCAAAAGTGGAAATCTGTCTCTTGGGGCTTTAGAAAAAGCAAAGAAAGCGTTACAAATGCAGAAGCAATTGTCAGAAAAGCTAAAAAAGATTCCACAG TTAAAGAAAGTTACTACACCAAGTTCTGATTCAACGCTGTCCATGGGATTAAACAAGGAGGTAGATAAAGCCCCAGTGTCGAGCGTGCCCCCTCCGACTGCTACACTAGTATCCCCACAGCCAGGTAATGCAACTGTCTCTGTTGGTGGCGTGAGTTCACTTCCTGGACTTGCAAATGTACCAAACATTGAGGCAGTAAAGAGAGCACAGGAACTTGCTGCGAAGATGGGATTTCACCAGGATCCAGAGTTTGCTCCTCTCATAAACATGTTCCCTGGGCAGATGCCAGTAGAGATTGCTATTCAACAAAAACCACCAAAAGCTCCTGTTCTACGTTTAGATGCACATGGTAGAGAAGTAGATGAACATGGCAATGTGGTTAATCAGCCAAAGTTGACTAATCTCAGCACCTTGAAG GTCAACATCAACAAGCAGAAAAAGGATGCATTCCAAATTCTGAAGCCTGAATTGGAGGTGGATCCAGAATCAAATCCTCACTATGATGAGAGAATGGGTATCAACAAGGCGAAACTGTTGAGGCCAAAGAGAATGAATTTTCAATTTGTGGAGGAAGGTGTGTGGTCAAAGCAGGCAGAGATAATTAAGTTCAAG AGCCAATTCGGAGAAGCACAGGCAAAAGAGTTGAAGACAAAGCAAGCACAGCTGGCAAAAGCGAAGGCCGAGCCTGATATCAACCCGAATCTGATAGAAGTATCCGAGAGAGTGATCATCAAAGAAAAACCAAAGGACCCAATCCCCAAGGTCGAGTGGTG GGATGTTGTGCTTTTGCCTTCTGGGAACTATGGTGACATCAGCGGTGACAGCATTACTGAAGACGAACTAAAAATGGATAAAATCACAATATATGTTGAGCACCCTTTGCCAATTGAGCCCCCAGCTGAACCTGCCCCACCACCTCCCCAACCTTTAAAGTTAACGAAGAAAGAGCAGAAGAAACTGCGTACCCAACGGCGTCTCGCAAAGGAGAAAGATAGACAGGAGATGATCAGGCAGGGTCTGTTGGAACCCCCAAAGTCGAAGGTCAAAATGAGTAATCTTATGAAAGTTCTTGGATCTGAAGCCACACAAGATCCTACGAGGCTTGAAATGGAAATTAGGAGTGCAGCTGCTGAGCGTGAACAAGCCCATGTTGATAGGAACATTGCACGTAAGCTCACACCTGCGGAACGCCGtgagaaaaaagagaagaagctCTTTGATGATCCAAACACGCTTGAGACCATCGTTTCTGTATATAAGATTAATGATCTCTCACACCGGCAAACTCGATTTAAGGTTGATGTTAATGCCCAGGAGAATCGCCTAACAGGGTGTTTGGTGATAACTGATGATATAACTGTTGTGGTTGTGGAAGGTGGCAATAAATCCATTAAAAGATACGGAAAGCTGATGCTTAAGAGAATAAACTGGGCTGAGTCTGTCAGAAATGAAGAAGAGGATATGGATGAAGATAATGACAAACCAGTGAACAAATGTGTGCTTGTGTGGCAGGGCAGCGTAGCTAAATCAAGTTTCAATAGGTTTGCTGTTCACGAGTGCAGAACTGAAGCTGCTGCTAGGAAATACTTCGCTGATGCTGGGGTTGGTCACTATTGGGACCTTTCTGTTAATTTTGCAGATGAATCTTGA
- the LOC113287180 gene encoding protein RDM16-like isoform X3 — MQKQLSEKLKKIPQLKKVTTPSSDSTLSMGLNKEVDKAPVSSVPPPTATLVSPQPGNATVSVGGVSSLPGLANVPNIEAVKRAQELAAKMGFHQDPEFAPLINMFPGQMPVEIAIQQKPPKAPVLRLDAHGREVDEHGNVVNQPKLTNLSTLKVNINKQKKDAFQILKPELEVDPESNPHYDERMGINKAKLLRPKRMNFQFVEEGVWSKQAEIIKFKSQFGEAQAKELKTKQAQLAKAKAEPDINPNLIEVSERVIIKEKPKDPIPKVEWWDVVLLPSGNYGDISGDSITEDELKMDKITIYVEHPLPIEPPAEPAPPPPQPLKLTKKEQKKLRTQRRLAKEKDRQEMIRQGLLEPPKSKVKMSNLMKVLGSEATQDPTRLEMEIRSAAAEREQAHVDRNIARKLTPAERREKKEKKLFDDPNTLETIVSVYKINDLSHRQTRFKVDVNAQENRLTGCLVITDDITVVVVEGGNKSIKRYGKLMLKRINWAESVRNEEEDMDEDNDKPVNKCVLVWQGSVAKSSFNRFAVHECRTEAAARKYFADAGVGHYWDLSVNFADES; from the exons ATGCAGAAGCAATTGTCAGAAAAGCTAAAAAAGATTCCACAG TTAAAGAAAGTTACTACACCAAGTTCTGATTCAACGCTGTCCATGGGATTAAACAAGGAGGTAGATAAAGCCCCAGTGTCGAGCGTGCCCCCTCCGACTGCTACACTAGTATCCCCACAGCCAGGTAATGCAACTGTCTCTGTTGGTGGCGTGAGTTCACTTCCTGGACTTGCAAATGTACCAAACATTGAGGCAGTAAAGAGAGCACAGGAACTTGCTGCGAAGATGGGATTTCACCAGGATCCAGAGTTTGCTCCTCTCATAAACATGTTCCCTGGGCAGATGCCAGTAGAGATTGCTATTCAACAAAAACCACCAAAAGCTCCTGTTCTACGTTTAGATGCACATGGTAGAGAAGTAGATGAACATGGCAATGTGGTTAATCAGCCAAAGTTGACTAATCTCAGCACCTTGAAG GTCAACATCAACAAGCAGAAAAAGGATGCATTCCAAATTCTGAAGCCTGAATTGGAGGTGGATCCAGAATCAAATCCTCACTATGATGAGAGAATGGGTATCAACAAGGCGAAACTGTTGAGGCCAAAGAGAATGAATTTTCAATTTGTGGAGGAAGGTGTGTGGTCAAAGCAGGCAGAGATAATTAAGTTCAAG AGCCAATTCGGAGAAGCACAGGCAAAAGAGTTGAAGACAAAGCAAGCACAGCTGGCAAAAGCGAAGGCCGAGCCTGATATCAACCCGAATCTGATAGAAGTATCCGAGAGAGTGATCATCAAAGAAAAACCAAAGGACCCAATCCCCAAGGTCGAGTGGTG GGATGTTGTGCTTTTGCCTTCTGGGAACTATGGTGACATCAGCGGTGACAGCATTACTGAAGACGAACTAAAAATGGATAAAATCACAATATATGTTGAGCACCCTTTGCCAATTGAGCCCCCAGCTGAACCTGCCCCACCACCTCCCCAACCTTTAAAGTTAACGAAGAAAGAGCAGAAGAAACTGCGTACCCAACGGCGTCTCGCAAAGGAGAAAGATAGACAGGAGATGATCAGGCAGGGTCTGTTGGAACCCCCAAAGTCGAAGGTCAAAATGAGTAATCTTATGAAAGTTCTTGGATCTGAAGCCACACAAGATCCTACGAGGCTTGAAATGGAAATTAGGAGTGCAGCTGCTGAGCGTGAACAAGCCCATGTTGATAGGAACATTGCACGTAAGCTCACACCTGCGGAACGCCGtgagaaaaaagagaagaagctCTTTGATGATCCAAACACGCTTGAGACCATCGTTTCTGTATATAAGATTAATGATCTCTCACACCGGCAAACTCGATTTAAGGTTGATGTTAATGCCCAGGAGAATCGCCTAACAGGGTGTTTGGTGATAACTGATGATATAACTGTTGTGGTTGTGGAAGGTGGCAATAAATCCATTAAAAGATACGGAAAGCTGATGCTTAAGAGAATAAACTGGGCTGAGTCTGTCAGAAATGAAGAAGAGGATATGGATGAAGATAATGACAAACCAGTGAACAAATGTGTGCTTGTGTGGCAGGGCAGCGTAGCTAAATCAAGTTTCAATAGGTTTGCTGTTCACGAGTGCAGAACTGAAGCTGCTGCTAGGAAATACTTCGCTGATGCTGGGGTTGGTCACTATTGGGACCTTTCTGTTAATTTTGCAGATGAATCTTGA
- the LOC113287180 gene encoding protein RDM16-like isoform X2 produces MDRVSSRKSRDEKERESSHHSDNHRDRDRYRDHKHRSSTDVSDSASHKRKERGEESEERYEKRVRAEKRERRKFEDKDAEDRDLNGTYKESRNYDEEDNNNNNNNNRVEKRERRRFGDKTEDRERMGGDNVQSNVSTNGSGSIAAANGASLEPHQMTSRIGQDHPPPSKVSSISTTNENKGVNITRSHEVPGKSSTDGTTSSAATKSGNLSLGALEKAKKALQMQKQLSEKLKKIPQLKKVTTPSSDSTLSMGLNKEVDKAPVSSVPPPTATLVSPQPGNATVSVGGVSSLPGLANVPNIEAVKRAQELAAKMGFHQDPEFAPLINMFPGQMPVEIAIQQKPPKAPVLRLDAHGREVDEHGNVVNQPKLTNLSTLKVNINKQKKDAFQILKPELEVDPESNPHYDERMGINKAKLLRPKRMNFQFVEEGVWSKQAEIIKFKSQFGEAQAKELKTKQAQLAKAKAEPDINPNLIEVSERVIIKEKPKDPIPKVEWWDVVLLPSGNYGDISGDSITEDELKMDKITIYVEHPLPIEPPAEPAPPPPQPLKLTKKEQKKLRTQRRLAKEKDRQEMIRQGLLEPPKSKVKMSNLMKVLGSEATQDPTRLEMEIRSAAAEREQAHVDRNIARKLTPAERREKKEKKLFDDPNTLETIVSVYKINDLSHRQTRFKVDVNAQENRLTGCLVITDDITVVVVEGGNKSIKRYGKLMLKRINWAESVRNEEEDMDEDNDKPVNKCVLVWQGSVAKSSFNRFAVHECRTEAAARKYFADAGVGHYWDLSVNFADES; encoded by the exons ATGGATAGGGTATCAAGCAGAAAATCCAGAGACGAAAAAGAGAGAGAATCAAGTCACCACAGTGATAATCATCGCGATCGCGATCGATATCGTGATCATAAGCACCGAAGTAGTACAGATGTGAGTGATTCTGCTTCTCATAAAAGGAAAGAAAGAGGCGAAGAAAGTGAAGAACGATACGAGAAAAGAGTTAGGgctgaaaaaagagagagaaggaAGTTTGAAGATAAGGATGCCGAAGACAGGGATTTGAATGGAACTTATAAAGAAAGTAGAAattatgatgaagaagataata ataataataataataataatagagtGGAGAAAAGGGAACGAAGAAGATTTGGGGATAAAACTGAAGACAGGGAACGGATGGGTGGTGATAATGTTCAGAGTAATGTTTCTACCAACGGGAGCGGTTCCATTGCTGCTGCTAAT GGTGCATCTCTGGAACCACACCAGATGACATCAAGGATTGGCCAGGATCACCCCCCTCCTTCCAAGGTATCTTCAATTTCTACAACCAATGAAAATAAGGGAGTTAATATTACCAGATCTCATGAGGTTCCTGGAAAATCTAGTACAGATGGGACAACATCTTCAGCTGCTACCAAAAGTGGAAATCTGTCTCTTGGGGCTTTAGAAAAAGCAAAGAAAGCGTTACAAATGCAGAAGCAATTGTCAGAAAAGCTAAAAAAGATTCCACAG TTAAAGAAAGTTACTACACCAAGTTCTGATTCAACGCTGTCCATGGGATTAAACAAGGAGGTAGATAAAGCCCCAGTGTCGAGCGTGCCCCCTCCGACTGCTACACTAGTATCCCCACAGCCAGGTAATGCAACTGTCTCTGTTGGTGGCGTGAGTTCACTTCCTGGACTTGCAAATGTACCAAACATTGAGGCAGTAAAGAGAGCACAGGAACTTGCTGCGAAGATGGGATTTCACCAGGATCCAGAGTTTGCTCCTCTCATAAACATGTTCCCTGGGCAGATGCCAGTAGAGATTGCTATTCAACAAAAACCACCAAAAGCTCCTGTTCTACGTTTAGATGCACATGGTAGAGAAGTAGATGAACATGGCAATGTGGTTAATCAGCCAAAGTTGACTAATCTCAGCACCTTGAAG GTCAACATCAACAAGCAGAAAAAGGATGCATTCCAAATTCTGAAGCCTGAATTGGAGGTGGATCCAGAATCAAATCCTCACTATGATGAGAGAATGGGTATCAACAAGGCGAAACTGTTGAGGCCAAAGAGAATGAATTTTCAATTTGTGGAGGAAGGTGTGTGGTCAAAGCAGGCAGAGATAATTAAGTTCAAG AGCCAATTCGGAGAAGCACAGGCAAAAGAGTTGAAGACAAAGCAAGCACAGCTGGCAAAAGCGAAGGCCGAGCCTGATATCAACCCGAATCTGATAGAAGTATCCGAGAGAGTGATCATCAAAGAAAAACCAAAGGACCCAATCCCCAAGGTCGAGTGGTG GGATGTTGTGCTTTTGCCTTCTGGGAACTATGGTGACATCAGCGGTGACAGCATTACTGAAGACGAACTAAAAATGGATAAAATCACAATATATGTTGAGCACCCTTTGCCAATTGAGCCCCCAGCTGAACCTGCCCCACCACCTCCCCAACCTTTAAAGTTAACGAAGAAAGAGCAGAAGAAACTGCGTACCCAACGGCGTCTCGCAAAGGAGAAAGATAGACAGGAGATGATCAGGCAGGGTCTGTTGGAACCCCCAAAGTCGAAGGTCAAAATGAGTAATCTTATGAAAGTTCTTGGATCTGAAGCCACACAAGATCCTACGAGGCTTGAAATGGAAATTAGGAGTGCAGCTGCTGAGCGTGAACAAGCCCATGTTGATAGGAACATTGCACGTAAGCTCACACCTGCGGAACGCCGtgagaaaaaagagaagaagctCTTTGATGATCCAAACACGCTTGAGACCATCGTTTCTGTATATAAGATTAATGATCTCTCACACCGGCAAACTCGATTTAAGGTTGATGTTAATGCCCAGGAGAATCGCCTAACAGGGTGTTTGGTGATAACTGATGATATAACTGTTGTGGTTGTGGAAGGTGGCAATAAATCCATTAAAAGATACGGAAAGCTGATGCTTAAGAGAATAAACTGGGCTGAGTCTGTCAGAAATGAAGAAGAGGATATGGATGAAGATAATGACAAACCAGTGAACAAATGTGTGCTTGTGTGGCAGGGCAGCGTAGCTAAATCAAGTTTCAATAGGTTTGCTGTTCACGAGTGCAGAACTGAAGCTGCTGCTAGGAAATACTTCGCTGATGCTGGGGTTGGTCACTATTGGGACCTTTCTGTTAATTTTGCAGATGAATCTTGA